One window from the genome of Enterobacter asburiae encodes:
- the mprA gene encoding transcriptional repressor MprA, which produces MDSSFTPIEQMLKFRASRHEDFPYQEILLTRLCMHMQGKLLENRNKMLKAQGINETLFMALITLESQENHSIQPSELSCALGSSRTNATRIADELEKRGWIERRESDNDRRCLHLQLTDKGHQFLREVLPPQHNCLHKLWSALSTAERDQLEHITRKLLTRLDQMDEDGAVLEALR; this is translated from the coding sequence ATGGATAGTTCGTTTACGCCCATTGAACAAATGCTTAAATTCCGCGCCAGTCGCCATGAGGACTTCCCGTATCAGGAAATCCTGCTGACCCGCTTGTGCATGCACATGCAGGGTAAGCTGCTGGAAAACCGTAATAAAATGCTGAAAGCTCAAGGGATTAACGAGACGTTGTTTATGGCGTTGATTACGCTGGAGTCTCAGGAAAATCACAGCATTCAGCCTTCCGAACTGAGCTGCGCGCTGGGCTCCTCCCGTACCAATGCGACCCGTATTGCCGATGAACTCGAGAAGCGTGGCTGGATTGAGCGCCGTGAAAGCGACAACGATCGCCGCTGCCTGCATCTGCAACTGACCGATAAAGGTCACCAGTTCCTGCGTGAGGTGCTGCCACCTCAGCACAATTGCCTGCACAAACTCTGGTCTGCCCTCAGCACCGCCGAGCGCGACCAGCTTGAGCACATCACTCGCAAGCTGCTCACCCGTCTGGATCAGATGGATGAAGACGGCGCCGTTCTTGAGGCGCTGCGCTAA
- the emrA gene encoding multidrug efflux MFS transporter periplasmic adaptor subunit EmrA — MSANAESTTPQQPGNKKGKRKSALLLLTLLFIIIAVAYGIYWFLVLRHAEETDDAYVAGNQVQIMAQVSGSVTKVWADNTDFVQKGDVLVTIDPTDAQQAFEKAQTALASSVRQTRQLMINSKQLQANIDVQKTALAQAQSDLNRRVPLGTANLIGREELQHARDAVASAQAQLDVAIQQYNANQAMVLGTSLENQPAVQQSATEVRNAWLALQRTKIVSPMTGYVSRRSVQPGAQISPTTPLMAVVPADNLWVDANFKETQLAHMRIGQTATVVSDIYGDDVKYTGKVVGLDMGTGSAFSLLPAQNATGNWIKVVQRLPVRIELDAKQLADHPLRIGLSTLVTVDTANRDGQILASQVRSSPAYESNAREISLDPVNKLIDDIVKANAG, encoded by the coding sequence ATGAGCGCAAATGCGGAGAGCACTACCCCGCAGCAGCCGGGCAACAAGAAAGGCAAACGTAAGAGCGCCCTTCTTCTGTTGACCTTGCTCTTTATCATTATTGCCGTGGCATATGGGATCTATTGGTTTTTAGTACTGCGTCATGCTGAAGAGACTGACGACGCGTACGTGGCAGGGAACCAGGTACAAATTATGGCGCAGGTGTCGGGCAGCGTGACGAAAGTCTGGGCTGACAATACCGACTTTGTGCAAAAAGGCGATGTGTTGGTGACCATCGATCCAACCGACGCCCAGCAGGCGTTTGAAAAAGCACAGACCGCGCTGGCCTCCAGCGTCCGTCAGACCCGCCAGCTGATGATCAACAGCAAGCAGCTGCAGGCCAACATCGACGTACAGAAAACGGCGCTGGCGCAGGCGCAGAGCGACCTGAACCGCCGCGTACCGCTCGGCACGGCTAACCTGATTGGCCGTGAAGAGCTGCAGCACGCCCGCGATGCCGTCGCCAGCGCTCAGGCACAGCTGGATGTGGCCATTCAACAGTACAACGCCAACCAGGCGATGGTGCTGGGCACCAGCCTGGAAAACCAGCCCGCCGTACAGCAGTCGGCGACCGAAGTGCGCAACGCGTGGCTTGCCCTGCAGCGTACCAAAATCGTCAGCCCGATGACCGGCTACGTCTCCCGTCGTTCCGTCCAGCCAGGGGCGCAGATTAGCCCAACCACGCCGCTGATGGCGGTCGTGCCGGCAGACAATCTGTGGGTAGACGCCAACTTTAAAGAGACGCAGCTTGCCCATATGCGTATCGGCCAGACCGCGACGGTTGTCAGCGACATCTACGGCGACGACGTGAAGTACACCGGTAAAGTGGTCGGCCTGGATATGGGGACCGGCAGCGCCTTCTCCCTGCTGCCTGCGCAAAACGCCACCGGTAACTGGATCAAAGTGGTTCAGCGTCTGCCTGTGCGTATTGAGCTGGATGCCAAACAGCTGGCGGATCACCCGCTGCGTATCGGCCTCTCTACGCTGGTGACGGTCGACACCGCCAACCGCGACGGTCAGATCCTGGCAAGCCAGGTTCGCAGCAGCCCGGCTTATGAAAGTAACGCCCGTGAAATTAGCCTCGATCCGGTCAACAAGCTGATCGATGACATCGTGAAGGCAAACGCCGGTTAA
- a CDS encoding YqaA family protein, with protein sequence MSDALSLASLFASSFLSATLLPGNSEVVLVAMLLSGVSQPWLLVLIATMGNSLGGLTNVILGRFFPLREKSRWQEKAVGWLKRYGAATLLLSWMPVIGDLLCLLAGWMRISWGPVLFFLCLGKALRYVLVAWATLQGMTWWH encoded by the coding sequence GTGAGTGACGCGCTGTCACTTGCCTCATTATTCGCCAGCAGTTTTTTAAGCGCCACGCTGTTACCGGGAAATTCGGAAGTGGTGCTGGTGGCGATGCTGTTGTCCGGCGTGAGTCAGCCCTGGCTGCTTGTATTAATAGCAACAATGGGTAATAGCCTTGGAGGGCTGACTAACGTTATTCTTGGGCGTTTCTTTCCGCTGCGCGAAAAATCGCGCTGGCAGGAAAAGGCAGTCGGCTGGCTAAAACGCTATGGCGCTGCCACGCTGTTATTAAGCTGGATGCCTGTAATAGGCGATTTACTGTGTCTGCTGGCGGGATGGATGCGCATCTCCTGGGGACCGGTGCTCTTTTTTTTGTGCCTTGGCAAGGCGTTGCGCTATGTTCTCGTGGCGTGGGCAACACTACAGGGTATGACGTGGTGGCACTAA
- a CDS encoding MFS transporter translates to MTKTTQGLSPALILLMSVATGLAVASNYYAQPLLDTIARAFNLSASSAGFIVTAAQLGYAAGLLFLVPLGDMFERRMLIVSMTLLAAGGMLITASSQSLTMMIVGTALTGLFSVVAQILVPLAATLASPEKRGKVVGTIMSGLLLGILLARTVAGLLASLGGWRTVYWVASVLMVIMAMALWRGLPKVKQENHLNYPQLLASVFSLFTQDKLLRTRALLGCFTFANFSILWTSMAFLLAAPPFNYSEGVIGLFGLAGAAGALGARPAGGLADKGKSHLTTSAGLVLLLLSWAAIWYGHISVLALIVGILVLDLTVQGVHITNQTVIYRVKPEARNRLTAGYMTSYFIGGAAGSLISASAWQHAGWSGVCAIGAIVATLNLLVWWHGYHRQDAIH, encoded by the coding sequence ATGACAAAAACAACTCAGGGGCTTAGCCCCGCACTCATCCTTTTAATGTCCGTGGCAACGGGTCTGGCAGTCGCCAGCAACTATTACGCGCAGCCTCTTCTCGACACCATCGCCCGCGCGTTCAATCTCTCCGCCAGCTCCGCAGGCTTTATCGTTACCGCAGCACAGCTGGGCTATGCCGCCGGGCTGCTGTTCCTGGTGCCGCTCGGGGATATGTTTGAACGCCGAATGCTGATCGTCTCCATGACGCTTCTGGCCGCCGGTGGGATGCTGATCACCGCCAGCAGCCAGTCGCTGACGATGATGATCGTCGGTACCGCGCTAACGGGGCTGTTCTCCGTGGTGGCGCAAATCCTGGTTCCGCTCGCCGCGACCCTCGCCTCCCCGGAAAAACGCGGCAAGGTGGTGGGCACCATCATGAGCGGCCTGCTGCTGGGGATTTTGCTGGCGCGTACCGTTGCAGGGCTGCTGGCAAGCCTCGGCGGCTGGCGCACCGTATACTGGGTGGCGAGCGTGCTGATGGTCATCATGGCCATGGCGCTGTGGCGCGGGCTGCCAAAGGTGAAGCAGGAAAATCACCTGAACTATCCTCAGCTGCTGGCCTCCGTTTTCAGTCTGTTCACCCAGGATAAGCTTCTGCGCACCCGCGCCCTGCTGGGCTGTTTCACCTTCGCTAACTTCAGCATCCTGTGGACGTCGATGGCGTTTCTGCTGGCCGCGCCGCCGTTCAATTATTCCGAAGGGGTGATTGGCCTGTTCGGCCTGGCTGGCGCCGCAGGCGCACTGGGCGCGCGTCCCGCTGGCGGGCTGGCCGACAAGGGCAAATCCCACCTGACCACCTCCGCAGGGCTGGTTTTACTTCTGCTCTCCTGGGCGGCGATCTGGTACGGACACATCTCGGTGCTGGCGCTGATCGTCGGTATCCTGGTACTCGATCTCACCGTGCAGGGTGTTCACATCACCAATCAGACCGTCATCTATCGCGTGAAGCCAGAGGCGCGTAACCGCCTGACGGCCGGATACATGACCAGCTACTTCATTGGCGGCGCTGCGGGTTCGCTCATTTCCGCGTCAGCGTGGCAGCATGCGGGCTGGTCTGGGGTATGTGCGATTGGGGCCATCGTCGCCACCCTTAACCTGCTAGTATGGTGGCACGGCTACCATCGTCAGGATGCAATTCACTAA
- the leuA gene encoding 2-isopropylmalate synthase: MLNTPADKYQPYPTLSLPDRRWPEQRITRAPRWLSTDLRDGNQALAEPMDSARKLQFWDLLLGCGFKEIEVAFPSASQTDFNFVRQLIEENRIPDDVTIQVLTQAREDLIHRTFESLRGAKQATVHLYNATAPLFRRLVFGMEKAQVVELATRSTRLIRQLCEENPDTSWQYEYSPETFCFTEPEFALEICEAVAEIWQPCDERPMVINLPATVEVSTPNVYADQIEYFCRHFSRRDVCISVHPHNDRGTGVASAELAVMAGADRVEGCLFGNGERTGNVCLVTLAMNLYSQGVSPNLDFSDMNRVVEVVEACNQLPVHPRHPWAGRLAYTAFSGSHQDAIKKGFDARRPGERWEMPYLPVDPQDIGCTYEAVIRVNSQSGKSGSAWLIEQNHGLKLPRALQQDFSQHVQQETDRHGKEMTQNALWQLFRTRYGLVATPQYALQSYRSDSQQDGQLRLTASISTQGGTRQLEGQGNGLLSAAAQGLSRWVNAPFVIKDYHEHTLGERSDSRSVAYIRCLFQDGSSRWGVGIDSDVARASLQALFNAVSRS; the protein is encoded by the coding sequence ATGCTGAACACACCCGCCGACAAGTACCAGCCCTATCCGACCCTTTCCCTGCCCGACCGCCGCTGGCCGGAGCAACGCATCACCCGCGCGCCGCGCTGGCTCTCAACCGACCTGCGCGACGGCAACCAGGCCCTTGCCGAGCCGATGGACAGCGCGCGCAAGCTGCAGTTCTGGGACCTGCTGCTGGGCTGCGGATTCAAAGAGATCGAGGTCGCTTTTCCTTCCGCCTCGCAGACGGATTTCAACTTTGTTCGCCAGCTGATTGAAGAAAACCGCATCCCGGATGACGTCACGATTCAGGTCTTAACCCAGGCGCGGGAAGATCTTATTCATCGCACTTTCGAATCCCTGCGCGGTGCGAAACAGGCCACCGTCCATCTCTACAACGCCACCGCCCCGCTGTTCCGCCGCCTGGTATTCGGCATGGAGAAAGCGCAAGTCGTCGAGCTGGCGACGCGCTCCACGCGGCTTATTCGTCAGCTGTGTGAAGAGAACCCGGACACCAGCTGGCAGTATGAGTATTCCCCGGAAACCTTCTGCTTTACCGAACCGGAATTTGCGCTGGAGATTTGTGAAGCCGTGGCGGAGATCTGGCAACCGTGCGACGAACGGCCCATGGTGATCAACTTACCGGCCACCGTCGAAGTGAGCACGCCGAACGTCTATGCCGATCAGATCGAGTATTTCTGCCGCCACTTCAGCCGCCGCGACGTCTGCATCAGCGTGCATCCGCATAATGACCGCGGTACCGGCGTCGCCAGCGCCGAGCTGGCCGTGATGGCGGGCGCAGACCGCGTGGAGGGCTGCCTGTTTGGCAACGGGGAACGCACGGGCAACGTCTGCCTGGTGACGCTGGCGATGAATCTCTACAGCCAGGGCGTTAGCCCGAACCTGGACTTTAGCGATATGAACCGGGTGGTGGAAGTAGTGGAAGCCTGCAACCAGCTGCCGGTGCATCCGCGCCATCCGTGGGCGGGTCGGCTGGCCTATACCGCTTTCTCCGGCTCGCACCAGGACGCGATCAAAAAAGGCTTTGATGCCCGCAGGCCTGGCGAGCGCTGGGAGATGCCCTATCTGCCCGTCGATCCGCAGGATATCGGCTGCACCTACGAAGCGGTGATCCGCGTGAACAGCCAGTCGGGGAAAAGCGGCAGCGCGTGGCTCATCGAACAGAATCATGGTCTGAAATTACCCCGCGCCCTGCAGCAGGATTTCAGCCAGCACGTGCAGCAGGAAACCGATCGCCACGGAAAAGAGATGACGCAGAATGCGCTTTGGCAGCTGTTCCGCACCCGCTACGGCCTGGTAGCGACACCGCAGTATGCGCTGCAATCCTACCGCAGCGATAGCCAGCAGGACGGCCAGCTGCGTTTGACGGCAAGCATCTCTACGCAGGGGGGGACGCGTCAGCTGGAAGGTCAGGGTAACGGTCTGCTCTCCGCCGCCGCTCAGGGCTTAAGCCGCTGGGTAAACGCTCCGTTCGTGATTAAGGATTATCACGAGCATACGTTAGGCGAACGTAGCGACAGCCGCTCGGTGGCCTACATCCGCTGCCTGTTCCAGGACGGGAGCAGCCGCTGGGGCGTGGGCATCGACAGCGACGTGGCGCGCGCGTCGCTTCAGGCGCTTTTTAACGCCGTCAGTCGTTCTTAA
- the yqaB gene encoding fructose-1-phosphate/6-phosphogluconate phosphatase, with protein MYAQYDGLIFDMDGTLLDTEPTHRQAWTDVLGRYGMRFDLQAMIALNGSPTWRIAQAVIELNQADLDPHLLAREKTDAVKAMLLDTVRPLPLIDVVKEWHGRRPMSVGTGSESAIAEALLNHLGLRHYFSAVVAADHVKHHKPAPDTFLLCAELMGVPAAKCVVFEDADFGIQAARDAGMDAVDVRLL; from the coding sequence ATGTACGCACAGTATGACGGTTTGATCTTCGATATGGACGGCACTCTCCTGGATACCGAACCCACGCATCGTCAAGCCTGGACTGATGTCCTGGGCCGTTACGGTATGCGTTTCGATCTTCAGGCGATGATTGCCCTCAACGGATCCCCCACCTGGCGTATTGCACAGGCCGTGATTGAACTGAATCAGGCCGATCTCGACCCGCACCTGCTCGCGCGCGAAAAAACCGATGCGGTAAAAGCCATGCTTTTAGATACCGTACGCCCTCTGCCGCTGATTGATGTGGTAAAAGAGTGGCACGGGCGTCGCCCGATGTCGGTCGGAACAGGCAGCGAAAGTGCGATTGCTGAGGCATTACTCAACCATCTTGGCCTGCGCCACTATTTTTCTGCCGTGGTCGCCGCCGATCATGTTAAACATCATAAGCCCGCACCGGACACCTTCCTGCTTTGCGCAGAGTTAATGGGCGTCCCGGCGGCAAAATGTGTCGTGTTTGAAGATGCCGATTTTGGTATCCAGGCCGCGCGTGATGCCGGAATGGATGCGGTGGATGTGCGCTTACTGTGA
- the emrB gene encoding multidrug efflux MFS transporter permease subunit EmrB, which translates to MQQQKPQKPLEGAQLVIMTIALSLATFMQVLDSTIANVAIPTIAGNLGSSLSQGTWVITSFGVANAISIPITGWLAKRVGEVKLFLWSTVLFVLASWACGMSSSLTMLIFFRVIQGIVAGPLIPLSQSLLLNNYPPAKRSIALALWSMTVIVAPICGPILGGYISDNYHWGWIFFINVPIGAIVVMLTLQSLRGRETRTEQRRIDAIGLALLVVGIGSLQVMLDQGKELDWFNSREIIILTIVAVVSLSFLIVWELTDDNPIVDLSLFKSRNFTIGCLCISLAYMLYFGAIVLLPQLLQEVYGYTATWAGLASAPVGLIPVLLSPIIGRFAHKLDMRRLVTFSFIMYAVCFYWRAYTFEPGMDFGASAWPQFIQGFAVACFFMPLTTITLSGLPPERMAAASSLSNFTRTLAGSIGTSITTTLWTNRESMHHAQLTEAVNPFNPNSQQMYNQLQGMGMTEQQASGWIAQQITNQGLIISANEIFWISAGIFIVLLGLVWFAKPPFGAGSGGGGAH; encoded by the coding sequence ATGCAACAGCAAAAGCCGCAAAAACCGCTGGAAGGCGCGCAGCTGGTCATTATGACCATCGCGCTGTCTCTGGCGACATTCATGCAGGTGCTGGACTCCACCATCGCAAACGTGGCGATCCCGACTATCGCCGGTAACCTTGGCTCGTCGCTGAGCCAGGGGACCTGGGTCATTACCTCGTTTGGGGTGGCAAACGCCATCTCCATTCCGATTACCGGCTGGCTGGCAAAGCGCGTCGGTGAAGTGAAGCTGTTCCTCTGGTCGACGGTATTGTTCGTTCTTGCCTCCTGGGCGTGCGGCATGTCCAGCAGCCTGACGATGCTGATCTTCTTCCGCGTTATTCAGGGGATTGTCGCCGGGCCGCTGATTCCGCTGTCGCAGAGCTTACTGCTGAACAACTACCCGCCCGCCAAGCGCTCCATCGCGCTGGCGCTGTGGTCGATGACGGTGATTGTCGCGCCGATTTGCGGGCCTATCCTAGGCGGCTATATCAGCGACAACTATCACTGGGGCTGGATCTTCTTCATCAACGTACCGATTGGCGCCATCGTGGTAATGCTGACTCTCCAGTCGCTGCGCGGAAGAGAAACCCGGACGGAACAGCGGCGTATCGACGCCATTGGCCTGGCACTGCTGGTTGTCGGCATCGGTAGCCTGCAGGTCATGCTCGACCAGGGCAAAGAGCTGGACTGGTTCAACTCCCGGGAGATCATCATCCTGACGATTGTCGCGGTGGTGTCGCTGAGCTTCCTGATTGTCTGGGAGCTGACGGACGATAATCCGATTGTCGACCTGTCGCTGTTTAAGTCGCGAAACTTCACCATAGGCTGTCTGTGTATCAGCCTCGCCTACATGCTCTACTTCGGCGCGATTGTACTGCTGCCGCAGCTGTTGCAGGAGGTATACGGCTACACCGCAACCTGGGCAGGTTTAGCCTCGGCGCCAGTTGGGTTGATTCCGGTTCTGCTGTCGCCGATTATTGGCCGCTTCGCCCACAAGCTCGACATGCGCAGGCTGGTGACGTTCAGCTTTATCATGTACGCCGTGTGCTTCTACTGGCGCGCGTATACGTTCGAACCGGGAATGGACTTTGGCGCGTCCGCGTGGCCGCAGTTTATTCAGGGCTTTGCCGTGGCGTGTTTCTTTATGCCATTGACCACCATCACGCTTTCCGGTTTACCGCCTGAGCGCATGGCGGCGGCATCGAGCCTGTCGAACTTTACGCGAACGCTGGCGGGCTCGATTGGTACGTCGATCACCACCACCCTGTGGACGAACCGTGAATCGATGCACCATGCGCAGCTGACCGAAGCGGTGAATCCGTTCAACCCGAACTCTCAGCAGATGTACAACCAGCTGCAGGGAATGGGCATGACGGAGCAGCAGGCGTCAGGGTGGATTGCCCAGCAGATCACCAACCAGGGGCTGATTATCTCGGCCAACGAGATTTTCTGGATATCGGCGGGGATCTTTATCGTCCTGCTGGGGCTGGTGTGGTTTGCTAAACCGCCGTTTGGCGCCGGTAGCGGCGGCGGTGGTGCGCACTAA
- the gshA gene encoding glutamate--cysteine ligase: protein MIPDVSQALAWLENHPQALKGIQRGLERETLRVNADGSLATTGHPKALGSALTHKWITTDFAEALLEFITPVEGDIDHMLTIMRDIHRYTARNMGDERMWPLSMPCYIEQGQEIELAQYGTSNIGRLKTLYREGLKNRYGALMQTISGVHYNFSLPMAFWQAKCGETDKDAISEGYFRLIRNYYRFGWVIPYLFGASPAICSSFLQGKPTTLPFEKTECGMYYLPYATSLRLSDLGYTNKSQSNLGITFNELHEYVAGLKRAIKTPSEEYEKIGLEKDGKRLQINSNVLQIENELYAPIRPKRVTRSGETPSDALQRGGIEYIEVRSLDINPFSPIGVDEQQIRFLDLFMVWCVLADAPEMSSDELLCTRTNWNRVILEGRKPGLTLGIGCETAQFPLTKVGKDLFRDLKRVARTMDSIDGGDAYQQICDRLVESFDNPELTFSARILRSMIDQGIGGTGRSLSAEYREMLMQEPLEVLSEADFVAERDASVMRQKEVEAADTESFEAFLAKQA, encoded by the coding sequence TTGATCCCGGACGTATCTCAGGCGCTGGCCTGGCTGGAAAACCACCCTCAGGCATTGAAGGGTATTCAGCGTGGTCTTGAGCGTGAAACGCTGCGCGTTAACGCGGACGGTAGCTTAGCGACGACGGGTCACCCGAAGGCGTTAGGCTCGGCGCTGACACATAAATGGATCACAACCGATTTCGCTGAAGCACTGCTGGAGTTCATCACGCCAGTAGAGGGTGATATTGATCATATGCTGACGATCATGCGCGATATCCATCGCTACACTGCGCGCAACATGGGTGACGAACGTATGTGGCCCCTCAGCATGCCGTGCTATATCGAGCAGGGCCAGGAGATTGAGCTGGCGCAGTACGGCACGTCAAATATCGGTCGGCTGAAAACGCTCTATCGCGAAGGGCTGAAAAACCGCTACGGCGCGTTGATGCAGACGATCTCGGGCGTGCATTACAACTTCTCGCTGCCTATGGCGTTCTGGCAGGCGAAATGCGGTGAAACGGATAAGGACGCGATCTCTGAAGGCTATTTCCGCCTGATCCGCAACTATTACCGTTTCGGTTGGGTGATCCCGTATCTGTTTGGTGCCTCCCCGGCGATCTGTTCTTCGTTCCTGCAGGGGAAACCGACCACGCTACCGTTCGAGAAGACCGAGTGCGGAATGTACTATCTCCCGTACGCGACCTCTCTGCGCCTGAGCGATCTCGGTTATACCAATAAATCGCAAAGCAATCTCGGTATTACGTTTAACGAATTGCACGAATATGTGGCAGGATTGAAGCGGGCGATCAAAACCCCGTCGGAAGAGTACGAGAAAATCGGCCTCGAAAAAGATGGCAAACGCCTGCAAATCAACAGCAATGTGCTGCAGATTGAAAACGAGCTGTATGCGCCTATTCGTCCTAAGCGCGTAACGCGCAGCGGTGAAACCCCGTCGGATGCGCTTCAGCGCGGCGGGATTGAATACATTGAAGTACGCTCGCTGGATATCAACCCCTTCTCACCGATTGGGGTTGATGAACAGCAGATTCGCTTCCTGGATCTGTTTATGGTCTGGTGCGTGCTGGCGGATGCGCCGGAAATGAGTTCAGACGAACTGCTCTGCACCCGCACGAACTGGAACCGTGTGATTCTGGAAGGGCGTAAACCGGGTCTGACGCTGGGTATCGGCTGCGAAACGGCACAGTTCCCGCTGACCAAAGTCGGCAAAGATCTGTTCCGTGACCTGAAGCGTGTTGCCCGGACAATGGACAGCATCGACGGCGGCGACGCGTATCAACAGATCTGCGATCGGCTGGTGGAAAGTTTTGATAATCCAGAACTGACGTTCTCAGCACGCATTCTGCGTTCTATGATCGATCAGGGCATTGGCGGCACGGGGCGTTCACTCTCAGCGGAGTACCGTGAGATGCTGATGCAGGAGCCGTTAGAAGTGCTGAGCGAAGCGGATTTTGTAGCGGAACGCGATGCGTCCGTTATGCGTCAGAAAGAAGTTGAAGCAGCGGATACCGAGTCGTTTGAGGCGTTTCTGGCGAAGCAGGCTTAA
- a CDS encoding AraC family transcriptional regulator, with amino-acid sequence MTTTATFSFTHRPLVPFAHDYDHGDSEPWHEHDCAQLLHTLSGVVRVDTASGCWVVPPGRGVWLPAGTQHSLRITGNVAARTLFIDPLARADLPATCQIVQIAPLLRELILVSLALPESYSPGSRDERVYELILDEIRTMPVLPFHLPEPESEALRHLCLQIRQNAGESWSSAQAASMTNMSERTLNRHFQQQTGLSYGEWLRRARLLEALVRLAQGQPVLRVALDLGYGSHSAFTAMFRRVMGVSPSDYFKND; translated from the coding sequence TTGACCACAACCGCAACCTTCTCCTTTACCCATCGTCCCCTCGTTCCGTTTGCCCATGATTATGATCATGGCGACAGCGAGCCGTGGCATGAGCACGACTGCGCGCAGCTGTTGCACACCCTGAGCGGCGTGGTACGGGTAGATACCGCATCGGGCTGTTGGGTAGTTCCTCCCGGTCGCGGCGTCTGGCTACCGGCGGGGACACAGCACTCGCTTCGCATCACCGGCAACGTGGCGGCGCGAACGCTGTTCATCGATCCGCTGGCGCGGGCCGATCTCCCGGCCACCTGCCAGATCGTGCAGATCGCGCCGCTGCTGCGCGAGCTGATCCTCGTCTCCCTTGCTTTACCTGAATCGTACTCACCCGGAAGCCGGGATGAGCGCGTCTATGAGCTCATTCTCGATGAAATCCGCACTATGCCGGTGCTGCCGTTTCATCTGCCGGAGCCGGAAAGTGAGGCGTTACGTCACCTGTGTCTGCAAATCCGGCAAAACGCGGGGGAAAGCTGGAGCAGCGCGCAGGCCGCGAGCATGACGAACATGAGCGAGCGCACCCTGAACCGCCATTTTCAGCAGCAGACGGGATTAAGCTACGGCGAGTGGTTGAGAAGGGCACGCCTGCTGGAAGCCTTAGTGCGGCTGGCGCAGGGCCAGCCGGTACTGCGCGTGGCGCTGGATCTGGGTTACGGCAGCCACAGCGCCTTTACGGCGATGTTTCGCCGGGTGATGGGCGTCTCACCCAGCGATTACTTTAAGAACGACTGA
- the luxS gene encoding S-ribosylhomocysteine lyase: MPLLDSFTVDHTRMEAPAVRVAKTMHTPHGDTITVFDLRFCVPNKEVMPEKGIHTLEHLFAGFMRDHLNGNGVEIIDISPMGCRTGFYMSLIGVPDEKRVADAWKAAMEDVLKVKEQNQIPELNVYQCGTYQMHSLEEAQEIARHIIERDVRVNSNEELALPKEKLQELHI, encoded by the coding sequence ATGCCGTTATTAGATAGCTTTACTGTCGACCATACCCGTATGGAAGCACCTGCAGTTCGCGTGGCGAAGACCATGCACACCCCGCACGGCGACACGATCACCGTCTTCGATCTGCGTTTCTGCGTGCCAAATAAAGAAGTGATGCCAGAGAAAGGCATTCATACCCTGGAGCACCTGTTCGCCGGTTTCATGCGCGACCACCTGAACGGCAACGGCGTTGAGATCATCGATATCTCTCCGATGGGCTGCCGTACCGGTTTCTACATGAGTCTGATTGGTGTGCCTGACGAGAAACGCGTCGCAGATGCGTGGAAAGCGGCGATGGAAGACGTGCTGAAGGTGAAAGAGCAGAACCAGATCCCTGAGCTGAACGTTTACCAGTGCGGTACTTACCAGATGCACTCTCTGGAAGAAGCGCAGGAAATCGCGCGTCACATCATCGAGCGTGATGTTCGCGTGAACAGCAACGAAGAGCTGGCCCTGCCGAAAGAAAAACTGCAGGAACTGCACATCTAG